A stretch of the Lolium perenne isolate Kyuss_39 chromosome 3, Kyuss_2.0, whole genome shotgun sequence genome encodes the following:
- the LOC127342623 gene encoding homeobox protein knotted-1-like 1, which translates to MEDLYSIHPGISRVGGAASEASSGVGVDAGGPSTSDLTELMKAQIASHPRYPTLLSAYIECRKVGAPPEVASLLEEIGRERLVGAGSIGVDPELDEFMESYCRVLVRYKEELSRPFDEAASFLSSIQTQLSNLCSGGSSPAATATHSDEMVGSSDDEQCSGETDVLDIGQEHTSRIADHDLKEMLLKKYSGCLSRLRSEFLKKRKKGKLPKDARTALMDWWNAHYRWPYPTEEDKVRLAAMTGLDPKQINNWFINQRKRHWKPSEDMRFALMEGVTGGSSGTTLYFDTGTVGP; encoded by the exons ATGGAGGATCTGTATAGCATCCACCCGGGGATCTCGCGggtcggcggcgcggccagcgagGCGTCCTCCGGCGTGGGCGTGGACGCCGGGGGGCCCTCGACGTCGGATCTGACGGAGCTGATGAAGGCGCAGATTGCCAGCCACCCGCGGTACCCTACCCTCCTCTCCGCCTACATCGAATGCCGTAAG GTTGGGGCGCCTCCGGAGGTGGCGTCGCTGCTGGAGGAGATCGGCCGGGAGAGGCTCGTCGGCGCCGGGTCGATCGGCGTCGATCCCGAGCTCGACGAGTTCATG GAATCGTACTGCCGAGTGTTGGTGCGATACAAGGAGGAGCTGTCGCGGCCGTTCGACGAGGCCGCTTCGTTCCTCAGCAGCATCCAGACGCAGCTCAGCAACCTCTGCAGCGGCGGCAGCTCACCGGCCGCCACCGCCACTCATTCCG ATGAGATGGTGGGGTCTTCTGATGATGAACAATGCTCTGGGGAGACCGATGTGCTTGACATAGGGCAAGAGCACACCTCCCGTATAGCTGACCATGACCTGAAGGAAATGCTTCTCAAGAAGTACAGTGGCTGCCTCAGTCGACTACGATCCGAGTTCCTGAAGAAGAGAAAGAAAGGGAAGCTGCCGAAGGATGCACGGACAGCTCTCATGGATTGGTGGAATGCGCACTACCGCTGGCCATATCCTACG GAAGAAGATAAGGTGAGGCTCGCAGCGATGACCGGTCTCGACCCGAAGCAGATCAACAACTGGTTCATCAACCAGAGGAAGCGGCACTGGAAGCCGTCCGAGGACATGCGGTTTGCGCTCATGGAGGGCGTCACCGGTGGGTCTTCTGGGACGACACTCTACTTCGACACAGGAACAGTTGGACCTTGA